One genomic window of Quadrisphaera setariae includes the following:
- a CDS encoding L-ribulose-5-phosphate 4-epimerase, which produces MSTTPSSTPSSGTARSDRGTHRRLREEVAALHGHLVRYQLVTWTAGNVSARVPGEDLFVIKASGVDYESLDWRGVVVCDLDGNLVDGEHAPSSDTAAHAFVYRSRSDVGGQVHTHSPYATAWAARGESIPCVLTAMADEFGGPIPVGPFAIIGDDSIGRGVVATLAESRSPAVLMQNHGVFTIGKDARSAVKAAVMTEDVARTVHLSRQHGEPLPIPQDAVDRLFNRYQNVYGQR; this is translated from the coding sequence ATGAGCACCACCCCCAGCAGCACCCCGAGCAGCGGGACCGCCAGGTCCGACCGGGGCACCCACCGCCGCCTGCGCGAGGAGGTGGCCGCGCTGCACGGGCACCTCGTCCGCTACCAGCTGGTGACCTGGACCGCCGGCAACGTCTCGGCCCGCGTGCCCGGTGAGGACCTGTTCGTCATCAAGGCCTCCGGGGTCGACTACGAGTCCCTCGACTGGCGCGGCGTGGTGGTGTGCGACCTCGACGGCAACCTCGTCGACGGCGAGCACGCCCCCAGCTCCGACACCGCGGCGCACGCCTTCGTCTACCGCTCCCGCTCCGACGTCGGCGGCCAGGTCCACACCCACAGCCCCTACGCCACGGCGTGGGCGGCCCGGGGCGAGTCCATCCCCTGCGTGCTCACCGCCATGGCTGACGAGTTCGGCGGCCCGATCCCCGTGGGTCCGTTCGCGATCATCGGCGACGACTCCATCGGCCGCGGCGTGGTGGCCACCCTGGCGGAGTCGCGCAGTCCCGCGGTCCTCATGCAGAACCACGGCGTCTTCACCATCGGGAAGGACGCCCGCTCGGCGGTCAAGGCCGCCGTGATGACCGAGGACGTCGCCCGCACCGTCCACCTGTCCCGCCAGCACGGCGAGCCGCTGCCCATCCCCCAGGACGCGGTCGACCGGCTCTTCAACCGCTACCAGAACGTCTACGGCCAGCGCTGA